The proteins below come from a single Desulfomicrobium escambiense DSM 10707 genomic window:
- the rsgA gene encoding ribosome small subunit-dependent GTPase A, with protein MTLQRLGFDPWFTTRVREMDGSVPARVCAVDRGSYRVRNESGEAEAELCGRISYLTDRAADLPCVGDWVSAQYYDNGRAAFIHEVLPRRTFLRRRAAGEDTREQMIAANVDTAFIIQACHFDFNPNRLERYLVMAADGGVEPIVLLTKTDLLDPEGLERLRALVSTVTKARVMEISSVTGAGYDGLRAAMEPGKTHCLLGSSGVGKTTIVNRLLGLEAFATRAVSGSGEGVHTTTRRRLILLDSGAMLIDTPGMRELGVLGGGGDVDAGFGKLAELAAACRFADCTHRHEPGCAVRAAMERGELPEERLANYMKLKKESDHAAMSALDRRRKDKAFGRLVRSVQKRAKA; from the coding sequence ATGACCCTGCAACGCCTTGGTTTCGATCCCTGGTTCACGACCCGGGTCCGGGAGATGGACGGCAGCGTCCCGGCCCGCGTGTGTGCCGTGGACCGAGGATCGTATCGAGTCCGGAACGAATCTGGAGAGGCGGAGGCGGAACTGTGCGGAAGGATCTCGTACCTGACCGACCGGGCGGCGGACCTGCCCTGCGTCGGTGACTGGGTGTCGGCACAGTACTACGACAACGGCCGGGCGGCCTTCATCCATGAGGTATTGCCGCGCAGAACCTTCCTGCGTCGCAGGGCCGCAGGCGAGGACACCCGGGAACAGATGATCGCAGCCAACGTCGACACGGCCTTCATCATCCAGGCCTGCCATTTCGACTTCAACCCCAACCGACTGGAACGCTACCTGGTCATGGCCGCGGACGGCGGAGTCGAGCCCATAGTTCTCCTGACCAAGACGGACCTGCTCGACCCGGAGGGACTGGAGCGCTTGCGAGCCCTCGTGTCCACAGTGACCAAGGCGCGGGTCATGGAAATCAGCAGCGTGACCGGCGCGGGGTACGACGGGCTGCGCGCGGCCATGGAGCCAGGCAAAACCCACTGCCTGCTCGGCTCCTCGGGCGTGGGCAAGACGACGATCGTCAACCGCCTGCTGGGGCTGGAGGCTTTCGCGACCCGCGCCGTCAGCGGCTCTGGCGAGGGAGTCCACACGACGACCCGCCGCCGGCTCATCCTGCTCGACTCCGGCGCCATGCTCATCGACACGCCCGGCATGCGCGAACTGGGCGTCCTCGGCGGCGGAGGCGACGTCGACGCGGGTTTCGGAAAGCTGGCGGAACTGGCCGCCGCCTGCCGCTTCGCCGACTGCACGCACCGCCACGAGCCCGGCTGCGCCGTGCGGGCTGCCATGGAACGCGGCGAACTGCCGGAGGAACGCCTGGCCAACTACATGAAGCTCAAAAAGGAATCGGACCACGCCGCCATGTCCGCCCTGGACAGACGCAGAAAGGACAAGGCCTTCGGCCGCCTCGTCAGGTCGGTCCAGAAGCGAGCCAAGGCCTGA
- a CDS encoding SAM-dependent methyltransferase codes for MTFDSTTLFSRQYQLETMMGPNCLRILDELLARLDLPPEARVLDLGCGMGLTSMALARGYGCTVTAADLWTPAEDNARRFAEAGLKDRVTAVHCEARALPFEPESFDAVISIDAWHYFAADSAFLGTHLLPLLRPGGLLAVGVPGLRRAFDAVPDDLRPYWVDGMNFCTLQWWRELCLQCTGLTLREAFDMSCHDQAWAEWLESDNEHARTDVAMMDMERGRYFATHGLIGEKRS; via the coding sequence ATGACTTTCGATTCGACCACGCTGTTTTCCCGCCAATACCAGCTTGAAACCATGATGGGGCCCAACTGCCTGCGCATCCTGGACGAACTGCTCGCCCGCTTAGACCTGCCGCCCGAGGCCCGCGTGCTGGACCTGGGCTGCGGCATGGGCCTGACCTCCATGGCCCTGGCCAGGGGGTACGGCTGCACCGTGACTGCCGCCGACCTGTGGACCCCGGCCGAGGACAACGCCCGGCGCTTCGCCGAGGCGGGCCTGAAGGACCGCGTCACGGCCGTGCACTGCGAGGCCCGCGCCCTGCCCTTCGAACCGGAGTCCTTCGACGCCGTGATCAGCATCGACGCCTGGCACTACTTCGCCGCCGATTCGGCCTTCCTGGGTACGCACCTGCTCCCCCTGCTCAGGCCCGGCGGCCTGCTCGCGGTGGGCGTCCCCGGACTGCGTCGCGCCTTCGACGCCGTGCCGGACGACCTGCGCCCCTACTGGGTGGACGGCATGAACTTCTGCACTCTGCAGTGGTGGAGGGAACTGTGTCTGCAATGCACGGGCCTGACCCTGCGCGAGGCCTTCGACATGAGCTGCCATGACCAGGCGTGGGCCGAATGGCTGGAGAGCGACAACGAACACGCCAGGACCGACGTGGCCATGATGGACATGGAACGAGGCCGCTACTTCGCCACCCACGGCCTGATCGGCGAAAAGCGAAGCTAG
- a CDS encoding CD3324 family protein, whose amino-acid sequence MGYTNATEVLPKTVLEAVQKYVDGQCVYIPRRDDRRKAWGERTRTRAEIAARNREIHARHARGMGVRELAEQFYLSPKTIARILSARTAGR is encoded by the coding sequence ATGGGCTACACCAACGCCACGGAAGTCTTGCCGAAAACCGTTCTGGAGGCAGTGCAGAAGTATGTCGACGGCCAATGCGTGTACATCCCGCGCCGGGATGACCGCAGGAAGGCCTGGGGGGAGCGCACGCGGACGCGCGCCGAAATCGCGGCCAGGAACCGCGAGATCCATGCCCGGCACGCCCGGGGCATGGGAGTGCGGGAACTGGCCGAGCAGTTCTACCTCTCGCCCAAGACCATCGCCAGAATTCTGAGCGCACGAACCGCCGGAAGGTGA
- a CDS encoding SPFH domain-containing protein: MFSPGLTVVIFLLFLVIVTIAMGVRLVPQGYKYVVQRLGKYHTTLAPGLNIIIPYMDTVAFKVTTKDIVLDIPSQDVITRDNAVIITNAVAYINIVSPEKAVYGVEDYRIAIQTLVQTSLRSIVGEMDLDDALSSRDMIKSKLKEAISDDISDWGIMLKTVEIQDINPSQTMQRAMEEQAAAERARRATVTRAEGDKTAAILQADGRLEASKRDAQAKVVLAEADRAAIEKVAEAAKSGELPLVFLLGQRYVDAMRKMAETDNAKVVVLPADLPAAVRGIMGTLGK, encoded by the coding sequence ATGTTCAGTCCGGGACTCACCGTCGTCATCTTCCTGCTTTTCCTCGTCATCGTGACCATCGCCATGGGCGTGCGCCTCGTGCCCCAGGGGTACAAGTACGTGGTCCAGCGTCTGGGCAAGTACCACACCACCCTGGCCCCGGGCCTGAACATCATCATCCCCTACATGGACACCGTGGCCTTCAAGGTGACCACCAAGGACATCGTCCTGGACATCCCCTCCCAGGACGTCATCACCCGCGACAACGCCGTCATCATCACCAACGCCGTGGCCTACATCAACATCGTCTCCCCCGAGAAGGCCGTCTACGGCGTCGAGGACTACCGCATCGCCATCCAGACCCTGGTGCAGACCTCGCTTCGTTCCATCGTCGGCGAGATGGACCTGGACGACGCCCTGTCCTCGCGCGACATGATCAAGTCCAAGCTGAAAGAGGCCATCTCCGACGACATCTCCGACTGGGGTATCATGCTCAAGACCGTGGAGATCCAGGATATCAACCCCTCCCAGACCATGCAGCGGGCCATGGAGGAGCAGGCCGCGGCCGAGCGCGCCCGCCGCGCCACCGTGACCCGGGCCGAGGGCGACAAGACCGCAGCCATTCTCCAGGCCGACGGCCGTCTGGAGGCCTCCAAGCGCGACGCCCAGGCCAAGGTCGTCCTGGCCGAGGCCGACCGCGCGGCCATCGAAAAGGTGGCCGAGGCGGCCAAGTCCGGCGAGCTGCCCCTGGTCTTCCTCCTGGGCCAGCGCTACGTGGACGCCATGCGCAAGATGGCCGAGACGGACAACGCCAAGGTCGTGGTCCTGCCCGCCGACCTGCCGGCCGCCGTGCGCGGCATCATGGGGACGCTGGGCAAATAG
- a CDS encoding NfeD family protein, with protein sequence MDLQYWHWLVFGMILIIAELFVPSFTIFWFGLGALAVGGLLWVVPALGLTAQLLLWALFSALLTAFWFLVMKPRMTDKTRAGMSREALLGETGQVIREPEGDRRGTVRFSKPLLGSDEWSFICDEPVRIGDRVQIRDVSGNTLIVVPKSNK encoded by the coding sequence ATGGACCTTCAGTACTGGCATTGGCTTGTTTTCGGCATGATTCTCATCATTGCCGAGCTCTTCGTCCCGAGTTTCACCATCTTCTGGTTCGGTCTGGGCGCCCTGGCCGTCGGGGGGCTCCTGTGGGTCGTCCCGGCCCTGGGGCTAACGGCCCAGCTTCTGCTCTGGGCGCTGTTTTCAGCCCTGCTGACGGCCTTCTGGTTCCTGGTCATGAAACCGCGCATGACCGACAAGACCCGCGCCGGCATGTCCCGCGAGGCCCTGCTGGGCGAAACCGGCCAGGTCATCCGGGAGCCCGAGGGCGACAGGCGCGGCACCGTGCGGTTCTCCAAGCCCCTGCTGGGGTCGGACGAATGGTCGTTCATCTGTGACGAACCCGTACGCATCGGCGACCGGGTCCAGATTCGCGACGTCTCGGGGAACACCCTGATCGTCGTCCCCAAAAGCAACAAATAA
- a CDS encoding C1 family peptidase, giving the protein MAEFRTRILNCTPSRNTASDWTFEDAAAADLTDMELPLPESRDLREPLWWGVDDQGETGSCVGWAAANSVLRWHFVKAGLLPDFERLSARYLWMAAKEVDEYTSFPTTFIEIAGTSIKTALDIVRKFGAVPESVLPFGEASLFQGRPNSFYALAARFKISSYFSLGTDPRKWREWIAFNGPILTRLNVDDTWYRATENKGRLEAYRADTAGGGHAVALVGYDREGFVVRNTWGERWGDHGFGYASDAYAREAFTELYGVVM; this is encoded by the coding sequence GTGGCTGAATTCAGAACGCGCATTCTCAACTGCACACCATCCCGGAACACGGCATCGGATTGGACTTTCGAGGACGCCGCGGCAGCGGACCTGACGGACATGGAGCTGCCCCTGCCCGAATCCAGGGATCTGCGTGAACCGCTGTGGTGGGGGGTGGACGATCAGGGCGAGACGGGGTCCTGCGTCGGGTGGGCGGCGGCCAATTCCGTGCTCAGATGGCATTTCGTCAAGGCGGGCCTGCTGCCCGATTTCGAGAGGCTTTCAGCCCGGTATCTCTGGATGGCTGCCAAAGAGGTCGACGAGTACACGTCCTTCCCGACCACGTTCATCGAGATCGCCGGGACCAGCATCAAGACGGCCCTGGACATCGTCCGCAAGTTCGGCGCGGTGCCCGAGTCCGTTCTGCCGTTCGGCGAGGCGTCCCTCTTTCAGGGCCGCCCTAACTCCTTCTACGCCCTGGCCGCACGTTTCAAGATATCCAGCTATTTTTCCCTGGGCACGGACCCGCGCAAGTGGAGGGAGTGGATCGCCTTCAACGGGCCCATCCTGACCCGTCTGAACGTTGACGATACGTGGTACCGGGCCACGGAGAACAAGGGGAGGCTTGAAGCCTACCGGGCCGATACGGCGGGCGGCGGGCATGCTGTGGCTCTCGTCGGCTACGACCGCGAGGGTTTCGTCGTCCGCAACACCTGGGGCGAGAGATGGGGCGACCATGGCTTCGGCTACGCTTCCGACGCCTATGCGCGGGAGGCGTTCACGGAACTCTACGGCGTGGTCATGTGA